Proteins encoded in a region of the Vicia villosa cultivar HV-30 ecotype Madison, WI linkage group LG5, Vvil1.0, whole genome shotgun sequence genome:
- the LOC131601301 gene encoding TATA box-binding protein-associated factor RNA polymerase I subunit B-like isoform X1: MDDLRVVTCGSCNFVGEPFESDGFFFCISCGEQNHDAFDNGAEEEEAVGGIYQASHQRRAPAHSEAIDVLPISHYNPLSQSTLLSSLRLTDPPVKVKQENVDLPQSSFNPSTPADFGGSNVPSSEDYHNEIRYRYVFGLQIMVELQCEALVKEFKVTPLICGLVGPIWLRFIAKTGVFDEDWANKVLDDSETQKEGEPEDYNTRGKYRSEPHNMYGQRAVFIWFRSLKNRIPLVSTIVVSYLACHIAREAIMPSDIIKWAREGRLPYLSAFVEIEKRMKHPSIACPISSSYMFRPKRALSVYKLESHASSIAQFIGLELPPVNFYALAYRYLEKLSLPVEKILPYACRIYEWSMPPDLWLSLSKDYFRLPTHVCVVSVLVVAIRILYNINGYGDWEKSLSHNGSAKDSAKNPAEHRKHDLDCAGLLQHLHATYNEIADSSEYSKDLLAYLKYCKDVVFAGVEPSCEEKNMIEKLWEHYQNEENTESSQSGKQDSSSFNGSGLRNEGCVKETPKNEKRRECFNEPSHDNGGCVADDFPGSSSDDNSSKSLPDGEAFIKQLKIDMEENRFCYMPPNVKPKKLDYVHYVRKKDKGALSYVAHADYYILLRAFARVAYDNDIRILHIGVLSLERRLAWLEKKIGQCLHLKPPNISCQYCTLRPTEKSDDESEHKT, translated from the exons ATGGATGATCTCCGTGTAGTGACTTGTGGATCCTGTAACTTTGTGGGAGAACCTTTCGAATCAGATGGCTTCTTCTTCTGCATTAGCTGCGGAGAACAAAATCACGATGCTTTTGACAATGGTGCCGAAGAGGAAGAAGCCGTTGGTGGTATCTACCAGGCCAGTCACCAACGCCGAGCACCTGCTCATTCCGAAGCAATTGATGTTCTACCAATCTCACATTATAACCCATTATCCCAATCCACCTTACTTTCCAGCCTTCGGTTAACTGATCCCCCGGTTAAAGTAAAACAAGAGAATGTTGACCTACCTCAGTCTTCGTTTAATCCCTCAACTCCTGCCGATTTTGGAGGCTCGAATGTTCCAAGCTCCGAAGATTACCACAATGAGATAAGGTATCGGTATGTGTTCGGGTTACAGATTATGGTTGAGCTTCAATGTGAAGCTCTGGTGAAGGAGTTTAAGGTTACACCTTTGATATGTGGCTTGGTTGGACCTATTTGGTTGAGATTTATCGCCAAGACTGGTGTTTTCGATGAAGACTGGGCTAATAAAGTACTTGATGACTCTGAGACGCAGAAAGAAG GAGAACCAGAAGATTATAACACACGTGGTAAATACAGATCAGAACCTCACAATATGTATGGTCAGCGAGCTGTGTTTATATGGTTTAGGTCTTTAAAGAATAGGATTCCACTAGTTAGCACCATTGTTGTTTCATATTTGGCATGTCATATTGCCAGGGAAGCCATCATGCCATCAGACATAATTAAGTGGGCACGTGAAGGGAGGCTTCCATATTTATCTGCTTTTGTTGAAATTGAAAAGCGTATGAAACATCCATCAATTGCATGTCCTATCAGTTCAAGTTATATGTTCAGGCCAAAGCGAGCTCTTTCTGTTTATAAACTAGAGTCACATGCCTCGTCAATTGCCCAGTTTATAGGCTTGGAGTTACCTCCTGTTAACTTTTATGCATTAGCTTATCGTTATCTTGAAAAGTTATCTCTTCCTgttgaaaagattcttccatATGCATGTCGCATTTATGAATGGTCGATGCCTCCAGATTTGTGGCTATCGTTATCCAAGGATTATTTTAGACTACCTACTCATGTTTGTGTTGTCTCGGTTCTGGTTGTAGCAATAAGGATTTTGTATAACATTAATGGTTATGGAGACTGGGAGAAAAGTTTATCTCATAATGGTAGTGCCAAAGATTCAGCCAAAAATCCAGCAGAACATCGAAAACACGATTTGGATTGTGCTGGGCTTCTCCAACACCTTCACGCAACATATAATGAGATTGCAGACAGCAGTG agTATTCTAAGGACTTACTTGCATATCTCAAATACTGTAAGGATGTTGTGTTTGCTGGAGTAGAACCATCCtgtgaagaaaaaaatatgatCGAAAAACTATGGGAACACTATCAGAATGAAGAG AATACTGAATCATCACAATCTGGAAAGCAAGACAGTTCTTCTTTTAATGGCTCGGGGTTGAGAAATGAAGGATGTGTCAAAGAGACACCTAAAAATGAAAAGAGAAGAGAATGTTTCAACGAACCCTCTCATGACAATGGCGGTTGTGTTGCAGATGACTTTCCGGGAAGTTCAAGTGATGATAATTCCTCCAAGAGTTTGCCGGATGGAGAAGCCTTTATTAAACAGTTGAAAATAGACATGGAGGAAAACCGATTTTGTTACATGCCACCCAATGTCAAGCCGAAAAAACTTGATTATGTTCACTATGTTCGAAAGAAGGATAAAGGTGCCCTGTCCTATGTTGCTCATGCTGATTATTACATTTTGCTTCGGGCATTTGCTAGAGTTGCATATGATAATGACATTCGGATTTTGCATATTGGTGTCTTGAGTCTTGAAAGAAGACTTGCTTGGCTAGAGAAAAAGATTGGTCAATGCTTGCATTTGAAACCTCCTAATATTTCTTGTCAATATTGTACTCTTAGGCCAACTGAAAAATCAGATGATGAGTCTGAACACAAAACTTga
- the LOC131601301 gene encoding TATA box-binding protein-associated factor RNA polymerase I subunit B-like isoform X2 produces the protein MDDLRVVTCGSCNFVGEPFESDGFFFCISCGEQNHDAFDNGAEEEEAVGGIYQASHQRRAPAHSEAIDVLPISHYNPLSQSTLLSSLRLTDPPVKVKQENVDLPQSSFNPSTPADFGGSNVPSSEDYHNEIRYRYVFGLQIMVELQCEALVKEFKVTPLICGLVGPIWLRFIAKTGVFDEDWANKVLDDSETQKEGEPEDYNTRGKYRSEPHNMEAIMPSDIIKWAREGRLPYLSAFVEIEKRMKHPSIACPISSSYMFRPKRALSVYKLESHASSIAQFIGLELPPVNFYALAYRYLEKLSLPVEKILPYACRIYEWSMPPDLWLSLSKDYFRLPTHVCVVSVLVVAIRILYNINGYGDWEKSLSHNGSAKDSAKNPAEHRKHDLDCAGLLQHLHATYNEIADSSEYSKDLLAYLKYCKDVVFAGVEPSCEEKNMIEKLWEHYQNEENTESSQSGKQDSSSFNGSGLRNEGCVKETPKNEKRRECFNEPSHDNGGCVADDFPGSSSDDNSSKSLPDGEAFIKQLKIDMEENRFCYMPPNVKPKKLDYVHYVRKKDKGALSYVAHADYYILLRAFARVAYDNDIRILHIGVLSLERRLAWLEKKIGQCLHLKPPNISCQYCTLRPTEKSDDESEHKT, from the exons ATGGATGATCTCCGTGTAGTGACTTGTGGATCCTGTAACTTTGTGGGAGAACCTTTCGAATCAGATGGCTTCTTCTTCTGCATTAGCTGCGGAGAACAAAATCACGATGCTTTTGACAATGGTGCCGAAGAGGAAGAAGCCGTTGGTGGTATCTACCAGGCCAGTCACCAACGCCGAGCACCTGCTCATTCCGAAGCAATTGATGTTCTACCAATCTCACATTATAACCCATTATCCCAATCCACCTTACTTTCCAGCCTTCGGTTAACTGATCCCCCGGTTAAAGTAAAACAAGAGAATGTTGACCTACCTCAGTCTTCGTTTAATCCCTCAACTCCTGCCGATTTTGGAGGCTCGAATGTTCCAAGCTCCGAAGATTACCACAATGAGATAAGGTATCGGTATGTGTTCGGGTTACAGATTATGGTTGAGCTTCAATGTGAAGCTCTGGTGAAGGAGTTTAAGGTTACACCTTTGATATGTGGCTTGGTTGGACCTATTTGGTTGAGATTTATCGCCAAGACTGGTGTTTTCGATGAAGACTGGGCTAATAAAGTACTTGATGACTCTGAGACGCAGAAAGAAG GAGAACCAGAAGATTATAACACACGTGGTAAATACAGATCAGAACCTCACAATAT GGAAGCCATCATGCCATCAGACATAATTAAGTGGGCACGTGAAGGGAGGCTTCCATATTTATCTGCTTTTGTTGAAATTGAAAAGCGTATGAAACATCCATCAATTGCATGTCCTATCAGTTCAAGTTATATGTTCAGGCCAAAGCGAGCTCTTTCTGTTTATAAACTAGAGTCACATGCCTCGTCAATTGCCCAGTTTATAGGCTTGGAGTTACCTCCTGTTAACTTTTATGCATTAGCTTATCGTTATCTTGAAAAGTTATCTCTTCCTgttgaaaagattcttccatATGCATGTCGCATTTATGAATGGTCGATGCCTCCAGATTTGTGGCTATCGTTATCCAAGGATTATTTTAGACTACCTACTCATGTTTGTGTTGTCTCGGTTCTGGTTGTAGCAATAAGGATTTTGTATAACATTAATGGTTATGGAGACTGGGAGAAAAGTTTATCTCATAATGGTAGTGCCAAAGATTCAGCCAAAAATCCAGCAGAACATCGAAAACACGATTTGGATTGTGCTGGGCTTCTCCAACACCTTCACGCAACATATAATGAGATTGCAGACAGCAGTG agTATTCTAAGGACTTACTTGCATATCTCAAATACTGTAAGGATGTTGTGTTTGCTGGAGTAGAACCATCCtgtgaagaaaaaaatatgatCGAAAAACTATGGGAACACTATCAGAATGAAGAG AATACTGAATCATCACAATCTGGAAAGCAAGACAGTTCTTCTTTTAATGGCTCGGGGTTGAGAAATGAAGGATGTGTCAAAGAGACACCTAAAAATGAAAAGAGAAGAGAATGTTTCAACGAACCCTCTCATGACAATGGCGGTTGTGTTGCAGATGACTTTCCGGGAAGTTCAAGTGATGATAATTCCTCCAAGAGTTTGCCGGATGGAGAAGCCTTTATTAAACAGTTGAAAATAGACATGGAGGAAAACCGATTTTGTTACATGCCACCCAATGTCAAGCCGAAAAAACTTGATTATGTTCACTATGTTCGAAAGAAGGATAAAGGTGCCCTGTCCTATGTTGCTCATGCTGATTATTACATTTTGCTTCGGGCATTTGCTAGAGTTGCATATGATAATGACATTCGGATTTTGCATATTGGTGTCTTGAGTCTTGAAAGAAGACTTGCTTGGCTAGAGAAAAAGATTGGTCAATGCTTGCATTTGAAACCTCCTAATATTTCTTGTCAATATTGTACTCTTAGGCCAACTGAAAAATCAGATGATGAGTCTGAACACAAAACTTga
- the LOC131601303 gene encoding ataxin-3 homolog yields the protein MVLQKALEVWDLQVIPLDSPVAEPAQVDPELENAFICHLQDHWFCIRKVNGEWYNFDSLYAAPQHLSKFYLAAYLDSLKGSGWSIFLVRGNFPKEFPISSAEASNGFGQWLLPEDAERITKSCNSVQQAPQQERVEERQHYSNQFLSREEAELFSDMEDEDLKAAIAASLMDSTPIVTNIAEASNPQNNDKQKSIQVETIEEASIPPSDKNNQQDASSLGGDNSQRENQNKEKNTL from the exons ATG GTTTTACAAAAGGCTTTGGAGGTGTGGGACCTACAAGTCATTCCTCTTGATTCTCCAGTTGCCGAACCGGCCCAGGTTGATCCTGAGCTGGAAAATGCCTTCATTTGTCATTTGCAAGATCATTGGTTTTGTATCCGCAAAGTGAATGGAGAGTGGTATAACTTTGACAGTCTCTACGCAGCTCCACAGCACCTTTCCAAGTTTTACCTTGCAGCCTATCTCGACTCTTTGAAAGGCTCTGGATGGAGCATATTCCTGGTGAGAGGAAATTTTCCAAAAGAGTTTCCCATCTCTTCGGCTGAAGCTTCCAACGGTTTCGGCCAGTGGCTTTTACCTGAAGATGCTGAGAGAATAACTAAATCTTGTAACTCAGTACAGCAGGCTCCACAACAAGAAAGAGTTGAGGAAAGGCAACACTATTCGAATCAGTTTCTTTCACGCGAGGAAGCTGAACTGTTTTCGGACATGGAAGATGAGGATCTAAAGGCGGCTATAGCAGCTAGTCTGATGGATTCTACCCCCATTGTGACCAATATTGCTGAAGCTAGTAATCCTCAAAATAATGACAAGCAAAAGAGTATACAAGTGGAAACCATTGAAGAAGCTAGTATACCTCCCAgtgataaaaacaatcaacaagaTGCGTCTTCTTTAGGCGGTGATAACTCTCAAAGGGAAAACCAGAATAAAGAGAAGAACACTCTCTGA
- the LOC131601300 gene encoding elongation factor 1-alpha-like, whose protein sequence is MGKEKVHINIVVIGHVDSGKSTTTGHLIYKLGGIDKRVIERFEKEAAEMNKRSFKYAWVLDKLKAERERGITIDIALWKFETTKYYCTVIDAPGHRDFIKNMITGTSQADCAVLIIDSTTGGFEAGISKDGQTREHALLAFTLGVKQMICCCNKMDATTPKYSKGRYDEIVKEVASYLKKVGYNPDKIPFVPISGFEGDNMIERSTNLDWYKGPTLLEALDNVNEPKRPSDKPLRLPLQDVYKIGGIGTVPVGRVETGTIKPGMVVTFGPTGLQTEVKSVEMHHEALAEALPGDNVGFNVKNVAVKDLKRGYVASNSKDDPAKEAANFTSQVIIMNHPGQIGNGYAPVLDCHTSHIAVKFAELVTKIDRRSGKEIEKEPKFLKNGDAGIIKMVPTKPMVVETFSQYPPLGRFAVRDMRQTVAVGVIKAVEKKEPTGAANKIKKK, encoded by the exons ATGGGAAAAGAGAAGGTTCATATTAACATTGTGGTCATTGGCCATGTCGACTCTGGGAAGTCAACTACCACCGGTCACTTGATCTACAAGCTTGGTGGAATTGACAAGCGTGTGATTGAGAGGTTTGAGAAAGAAGCTGCTGAGATGAACAAGCGTTCATTCAAGTATGCTTGGGTGCTTGACAAGCTCAAGGCTGAAAGGGAAAGAGGTATCACTATTGATATTGCTTTGTGGAAGTTTGAGACTACTAAGTACTACTGCACTGTCATTGATGCTCCCGGCCATAGGGATTTCATTAAGAATATGATCACCGGGACATCTCAAGCTGATTGTGCTGTTCTCATCATTGATTCCACTACTGGTGGTTTTGAGGCTGGTATTTCAAAGGATGGACAGACCCGTGAACATGCTCTCCTCGCTTTCACTCTTGGTGTCAAGCAAATGATTTGTTGCTGCAATAAg ATGGATGCCACTACGCCCAAGTACTCCAAGGGTAGGTACGATGAAATTGTCAAGGAAGTTGCATCCTATTTGAAGAAGGTTGGCTACAACCCAGACAAAATCCCTTTTGTTCCCATCTCTGGTTTTGAGGGAGATAACATGATTGAGCGTTCTACAAATCTTGACTGGTACAAGGGTCCAACCCTTCTTGAGGCCCTTGACAATGTCAACGAGCCTAAGAGGCCATCAGACAAACCCCTTCGATTACCTCTTCAGGATGTCTACAAGATTGGAGGAATTGGAACTGTGCCCGTGGGACGTGTTGAAACCGGTACTATAAAACCTGGAATGGTGGTCACTTTTGGGCCAACTGGACTGCAAACTGAAGTCAAGTCTGTGGAGATGCACCATGAAGCTCTCGCAGAAGCCCTTCCCGGTGACAATGTCGGATTTAATGTTAAGAATGTTGCTGTAAAGGATCTCAAGCGTGGGTACGTTGCCTCAAACTCCAAGGATGACCCAGCTAAGGAGGCCGCCAATTTTACATCTCAAGTGATCATCATGAATCACCCTGGTCAGATTGGAAATGGCTATGCCCCTGTTCTTGACTGCCACACCTCCCACATTGCTGTCAAGTTTGCTGAGCTGGTTACCAAGATTGACCGACGTTCTGGCAAAGAGATTGAGAAGGAGCCCAAGTTCTTAAAGAATGGTGATGCTGGTATTATTAAGATGGTTCCAACCAAGCCCATGGTGGTTGAGACTTTCTCTCAATATCCACCACTTGGCCGTTTTGCTGTCAGAGACATGCGCCAAACTGTGGCTGTTGGGGTCATCAAGGCTGTGGAGAAGAAGGAACCCACCGGAGCAGCTAATAAGATAAAGAAGAAATGA